The following proteins come from a genomic window of Achromobacter deleyi:
- a CDS encoding inositol monophosphatase family protein, with amino-acid sequence MHPMLNIAIKAARRAGTIINRASMDLERLSVARKGPRDYVTEVDRAAEESIVETLRAAYPDHAVLGEEFGLQGPDQAEFQWIIDPLDGTTNFIHGLPNYAVSIALTQRGQVTQAVIYDPSRNELFTASRGSGTFLNDRRVRVSGRSRYHEALLGAHWPNSGDLEQGSARFRTMAEGSTGVRRLGATVLDLAYVACGRLDGFCGVGLKPWDLAAGSLMVLEAGGLVADFDGEQGWMDSGNVLAASPKIFTQMLSALNPTPAA; translated from the coding sequence ATGCACCCGATGCTCAACATCGCCATCAAGGCGGCCCGGCGTGCCGGCACCATTATCAACCGTGCCAGCATGGATTTGGAACGACTCAGCGTGGCTCGCAAGGGGCCGCGCGATTATGTCACGGAAGTCGATCGCGCCGCCGAGGAGTCCATCGTCGAGACGCTGCGCGCCGCTTATCCGGATCACGCCGTCCTGGGCGAGGAATTCGGCTTGCAGGGCCCCGACCAGGCCGAGTTCCAGTGGATCATCGATCCGCTGGACGGCACCACCAACTTCATCCACGGCCTGCCCAACTACGCCGTGTCGATCGCGCTGACCCAGCGCGGCCAGGTCACGCAGGCGGTCATCTATGACCCGTCGCGCAACGAACTGTTCACCGCCAGCCGTGGCAGCGGCACGTTCCTGAACGACCGCCGCGTGCGCGTCTCGGGCCGCTCCCGCTACCACGAGGCCCTGCTGGGCGCGCACTGGCCCAACTCGGGCGACCTGGAGCAGGGCTCGGCCCGCTTCCGCACCATGGCCGAAGGCAGCACCGGCGTGCGCCGCCTGGGCGCCACCGTGCTGGACCTGGCCTATGTCGCCTGCGGCCGCCTGGACGGCTTCTGCGGCGTCGGCCTGAAGCCCTGGGACCTGGCGGCGGGCAGCCTGATGGTGCTGGAAGCCGGCGGCCTGGTCGCCGACTTCGACGGCGAGCAAGGCTGGATGGACTCCGGCAACGTGCTGGCCGCCAGCCCGAAGATCTTCACGCAGATGCTGTCGGCGCTGAATCCGACGCCGGCTGCCTGA
- a CDS encoding RNA methyltransferase: MTQAFSRVRFIMVNPSHPGNVGSAARAIKTMGFSELVLVGPKFADVTSQPEAVALASGALDVLENARIYDTLEEALAPVTLAFALTARVRDLGPPPCDIRQAADLACAHLAEAAEGCAAIVLGTERAGLTNDQIGLCHRICHIPANPEYSSLNVAQALQLAAWELRYALLVDQGAALLPVSTAQAPSRGAEPASGEAVQAFLAHWEEALVGVRFLDPAHPKKLLPRMRHLFSRVALTRDEVDMMRGVCTAMLAKARRDSDAKK, encoded by the coding sequence ATGACTCAAGCATTTTCACGCGTTCGCTTCATTATGGTGAACCCCAGCCACCCCGGAAACGTCGGTTCGGCGGCCCGTGCGATCAAGACCATGGGCTTCTCGGAACTGGTGCTGGTGGGGCCCAAATTCGCCGATGTAACCAGCCAGCCGGAGGCCGTGGCCCTGGCCAGCGGCGCCCTGGACGTGCTGGAAAACGCGCGCATCTACGATACCCTGGAAGAGGCGCTGGCGCCCGTGACCCTGGCGTTCGCCCTGACCGCCCGGGTGCGCGACCTGGGGCCCCCGCCCTGCGACATCCGCCAGGCCGCCGATCTGGCCTGCGCCCACCTGGCCGAAGCGGCCGAGGGCTGCGCCGCCATCGTGCTGGGCACCGAGCGCGCCGGCCTCACCAACGACCAGATCGGGCTGTGCCACCGTATCTGCCACATCCCGGCCAATCCCGAGTACAGCTCGTTGAACGTGGCCCAGGCGCTGCAGCTGGCGGCCTGGGAGCTGCGCTACGCGCTGCTGGTGGACCAGGGCGCCGCCCTGCTGCCGGTGTCGACCGCGCAGGCGCCCTCGCGCGGCGCCGAGCCGGCTTCGGGCGAGGCGGTGCAGGCCTTCCTGGCGCACTGGGAAGAGGCGCTGGTGGGCGTGCGGTTCCTGGACCCGGCCCATCCCAAGAAGCTGCTGCCACGCATGCGGCACCTTTTTTCCCGGGTCGCCCTGACCCGCGACGAAGTCGACATGATGCGCGGCGTCTGCACCGCCATGCTGGCCAAGGCCCGACGCGACAGCGACGCAAAAAAATAG